The segment CGAGGCAGGCCATGAACCGCACGCGGGGCAGCCGGTCGGATAGCGGCGAGCCGAGCAGGCGCAGCACCTGCTCGGGAATCATGGAGCTGAGCGCAAGCGCCCCCATTGCCACCTTGGAGCCAGTCAGGTCATAGACCAGCCACTCCATGGCCAGCAGCCCAAAGGCATCGCCGAAGGCGCTGAGTGAAACCGTGGATAACAATCCGTAATAGCTCCGTTTCTGCAACCCGCTCACCCCTTCAGATAGTCCTCAATATGTCCGGGCAGATCGTCCAGCGCCTCCAGCCGCAGGCTGTAGGAGATACTTTTGCCGCTGGTGTGAACGATGACCAGACCTGCTGCGCGCAGAGCGATCAGGTGGTAGTGGATCGTGCTTTTGGACAGCTGGACTGCCTTCACAATCTCCGTGAAATTCATCTGACGTCCGGTAAGCTGCCGGAGAATGAACAGTCGGGTCTCATCCGACAATGCCCGGGTAAGCCGCAGGAGCGCGGCAGCAGGACGTCCTTCTCCGGGAGGGAGTGCATCGCAGGAGTAGCTGGTGAACACAAACTCATCATATTGAGAGGAGATGACCAGCGGACGGGCATGATACTGCGGAGTGATAATAACCTGCTTCAGCGTCTCCGACGGATAGAGCCGCATCCCTTCGGTGGCTGCCTCGTAGATGGCCATATCATTCGTGCCGTCCAGCATCGCTGCCCGTGCTTCGGCCTCCTGCCGCAGCCCTTCTATAATAGCCGGATCAATGCTGCTGAAATAGCTGTCATTCCATACCCGGATCACTTCAGCCGCAGCATCCCGCAGCCCGGCAAGATTCGCAGGCACACTCTGCCCGAACTGCCCTGCAATGTCGTAGAGCTCCCCCGGAGACAGCGCTTCGAACCAATGCAGGAACTCCTCCGCCGTACGCTCTCCGGGACAGCTCCAGATGTAGGGGGAGAGACTGAAATTATCGGTGAGCTTGAGCACCTCCTTCATACGCTGGAGCATGACAGGGGCGAACTGCGTCTGAACCTGGCGGACCCAGGAGGTCCCGGCATCCATAGCCGTATGATTTTGCTTGCCGATAAAAGCGTTGAGGCTGGTAATGCATTCATAGACAGGCGCGAAGTCCACAGTTACTTTATAATCCATAAGAAATTCCTGCTTTCTGGTGTAGTTGAGATAATTGTTCTACAAACATAGAACTTATATTTGTTTTATTATAAACGAACTTTTTGGGTTTGGGAAATGATTCTTTTTGGTGGGTCTGTCACAAAACACAGCCTTTTGCAGTTATACAGGCAGAGAGGAGAGAGAAGCTGTGGATAAAGCGGAAATCAGCGGTTCGGATAACCGGACA is part of the Paenibacillus sp. FSL M7-0420 genome and harbors:
- a CDS encoding ArsR/SmtB family transcription factor — translated: MDYKVTVDFAPVYECITSLNAFIGKQNHTAMDAGTSWVRQVQTQFAPVMLQRMKEVLKLTDNFSLSPYIWSCPGERTAEEFLHWFEALSPGELYDIAGQFGQSVPANLAGLRDAAAEVIRVWNDSYFSSIDPAIIEGLRQEAEARAAMLDGTNDMAIYEAATEGMRLYPSETLKQVIITPQYHARPLVISSQYDEFVFTSYSCDALPPGEGRPAAALLRLTRALSDETRLFILRQLTGRQMNFTEIVKAVQLSKSTIHYHLIALRAAGLVIVHTSGKSISYSLRLEALDDLPGHIEDYLKG